In a genomic window of uncultured Flavobacterium sp.:
- a CDS encoding carbohydrate-binding protein, translating to MKRILTILNIFILIGTSAIAQTSAEKSKPMKLQQIPGKIECEFYDLGGEGIAYHDTDEVNNGSGKLNPVNGNPLNEFRIKEAVDISYTKTDSIDDTSYTKVPLKMKQLYVGWTQPSEWINYTILVKKSGTYKIGVLYTANGDGAISIAVNGKDATGNMKIESTHDDKDPVAWRQWHHWNSSENIGTIKLEKGTQLLTLHIVENGNMNLDYLTFTPN from the coding sequence ATGAAAAGAATATTAACAATCCTGAATATTTTCATTTTGATTGGCACATCGGCAATAGCCCAAACATCGGCTGAAAAGTCAAAACCAATGAAATTACAGCAGATTCCGGGAAAAATAGAATGTGAATTTTATGATCTTGGCGGGGAAGGCATTGCGTATCACGATACTGATGAAGTCAATAATGGCAGCGGAAAACTGAATCCCGTTAACGGAAATCCTTTGAATGAATTCCGAATAAAAGAAGCCGTGGATATTTCGTATACAAAAACAGATAGTATTGATGATACATCTTATACCAAAGTTCCTCTCAAGATGAAACAGCTTTATGTGGGCTGGACGCAACCTTCAGAATGGATAAATTATACGATTCTGGTTAAGAAATCCGGAACGTACAAAATTGGTGTTTTGTATACCGCAAATGGTGATGGCGCAATTTCTATCGCAGTAAACGGAAAAGACGCCACAGGAAATATGAAAATTGAATCAACACATGACGACAAAGATCCCGTTGCGTGGCGACAATGGCATCATTGGAATAGTTCGGAAAACATAGGAACTATTAAACTCGAAAAAGGCACACAATTACTAACCTTGCATATTGTCGAAAACGGGAACATGAATTTAGATTACCTGACTTTTACTCCCAATTAA